A portion of the Dethiosulfovibrio faecalis genome contains these proteins:
- a CDS encoding PLP-dependent aminotransferase family protein: MKFAKRLEWCDSSDVGDILKALSDPEILSLAGGLPAPELFPVEEVKTATAFVLDREGDKALQYSSAQGDPRLREMVARRMTDKYGTPAKAEEVLITNGSQQALDMAGKVFLEEGSVVLCESPTYLGALGAFRTYGAEFVGVETDSDGMIIEDLERKLKEIDDVRLVYVNPDFQNPTGIDWSVERRKAFAEVVGRYGVAAIEDNPYGELRFEGPCPPSIKSFDRAGVVISLGSFSKIFSPGMRVAWMIAAPEILSKFGDMKQNAILCSSTLHQAQIVAYNEMFDLDAHVERICKVYEKRMSVLIDSVREFFPKEAVVVPPAGGLFAWVELPEGVNAREVFKVAVEEHKVAFVPGGAFFAEPGHENYMRLNFSNVPEDRLREGIRRLGAVLSQSV, encoded by the coding sequence ATGAAATTCGCTAAAAGACTGGAATGGTGCGATTCCTCCGATGTAGGGGATATCCTCAAGGCTCTCTCAGATCCGGAGATATTGTCCCTGGCCGGAGGGCTGCCCGCCCCGGAGCTTTTCCCCGTAGAGGAGGTCAAGACCGCCACGGCTTTCGTGTTGGATCGAGAGGGAGACAAAGCACTTCAGTATTCGTCGGCCCAGGGAGACCCTAGGCTGAGGGAGATGGTAGCCAGGAGGATGACCGATAAGTACGGCACTCCGGCGAAGGCAGAGGAGGTGCTGATAACCAACGGATCTCAGCAGGCTCTGGATATGGCGGGAAAGGTCTTTCTGGAGGAGGGGTCGGTCGTCCTGTGCGAGAGTCCCACCTATCTCGGGGCTCTTGGGGCCTTCAGGACCTACGGAGCCGAGTTCGTAGGTGTCGAGACCGATTCGGACGGCATGATAATAGAGGACCTCGAGCGTAAGCTGAAGGAGATCGACGACGTCCGACTGGTCTACGTGAACCCCGATTTTCAAAATCCCACCGGGATAGACTGGTCGGTGGAGCGAAGGAAGGCCTTCGCCGAGGTTGTCGGTCGATACGGAGTAGCCGCTATAGAGGACAACCCTTACGGAGAGCTCCGTTTCGAGGGGCCCTGTCCGCCCTCGATAAAGAGCTTCGACCGTGCCGGTGTGGTGATCTCCCTGGGATCTTTCTCCAAGATATTCTCTCCCGGCATGAGGGTGGCCTGGATGATAGCGGCTCCTGAGATACTCTCCAAGTTCGGCGATATGAAACAAAACGCCATACTCTGTTCCTCTACGCTGCACCAGGCTCAGATAGTGGCCTACAACGAGATGTTCGACCTGGACGCTCACGTAGAGAGAATATGCAAGGTCTACGAAAAGAGGATGTCGGTTCTGATAGATTCGGTTAGGGAGTTCTTCCCGAAGGAAGCCGTAGTTGTCCCCCCTGCCGGAGGCCTTTTCGCTTGGGTGGAGCTCCCAGAGGGAGTCAACGCCAGGGAGGTCTTCAAGGTCGCTGTGGAGGAGCATAAGGTGGCCTTCGTCCCGGGCGGAGCCTTTTTCGCCGAGCCTGGGCACGAGAACTACATGCGTCTCAATTTCTCCAACGTGCCGGAGGACAGGCTCAGAGAGGGCATCCGCCGATTGGGAGCGGTCCTCTCTCAGAGCGTGTGA